Proteins from one Streptomyces sp. NBC_00289 genomic window:
- a CDS encoding GntR family transcriptional regulator encodes MPGSSGNGAVTRSTLRQQIADALRDEVLSGRLQPGQEFTVKEIAEQYGVSATPVREALVDLSAQGLLDADQHRGFRVHEYSVADFRGMLEARSLVTDGMFAALAAGHGAFQWQDDPRTAAAIAGVRRRGEESQRAATAGDLTVLIGYDLRFWRELSSLFGNQYLVDFLHRLRVQGWVCTVQHLRRLSDLRGELWSGHSELVDALALRDLDGARSMLTAYTAHSLALIERLAAG; translated from the coding sequence ATGCCCGGCAGCAGCGGCAACGGCGCCGTGACGCGCAGCACCCTGCGACAGCAGATCGCCGACGCGCTCCGCGACGAGGTGCTGTCGGGGCGGCTGCAACCGGGCCAGGAGTTCACGGTCAAGGAGATCGCCGAGCAGTACGGGGTGTCCGCGACCCCGGTGCGCGAGGCGCTCGTCGACCTGTCCGCCCAGGGGCTGCTCGACGCCGACCAGCACCGCGGTTTCCGCGTCCACGAGTACTCCGTCGCCGACTTCCGGGGCATGCTCGAGGCCCGGAGCCTGGTCACCGACGGGATGTTCGCCGCCCTGGCGGCCGGGCACGGCGCCTTCCAGTGGCAGGACGACCCCCGCACCGCCGCCGCCATCGCGGGCGTACGCCGACGCGGCGAGGAGTCGCAGCGGGCGGCCACCGCCGGTGACCTCACCGTCCTGATCGGCTACGACCTGCGCTTCTGGCGCGAGCTGAGCAGCCTCTTCGGCAACCAGTACCTCGTCGACTTCCTGCACCGGCTGCGGGTGCAGGGCTGGGTGTGCACGGTGCAGCACCTGCGCCGGCTGAGCGACCTGCGCGGGGAGCTGTGGTCCGGTCACAGCGAACTGGTGGACGCGCTCGCGCTGCGCGATCTCGACGGCGCCCGTTCGATGCTCACCGCGTACACCGCGCACTCCCTCGCCCTGATCGAACGCCTCGCCGCCGGATGA